One window from the genome of Hippoglossus hippoglossus isolate fHipHip1 chromosome 6, fHipHip1.pri, whole genome shotgun sequence encodes:
- the LOC117763185 gene encoding uncharacterized protein LOC117763185 produces MSNRLSSQAILDRIHRQMSNQVHSKPQLITYQMSNRVDGQAILDRIHRQMSNRLSSQAILDRIHRQMSNRVDSQAILDRIHRQMSKRVDSQAILDRIHRQMSKRVDIQAILDRIHRQMSNQVDGQAILDRIHRQMSNRVESQAILDRIHRQISNQVESQAILDRIHRQMSNRVESQAILDRIHRQMSNRVESQAILDRIHIQMSNQVHSQAILSIVNQQAANRLHRQNRLNILKYSRIALSRTHMTHHHRNLINQNLHNFHRKYINHRKHIDHRKHINHRKHINHRKHINHRKHINHRRALRCQRHLGSLTVLCTKDGQFVVVVAKDATLPNLDIETISLFREGQGCSYVDSNSAFAIFQFPVTACGSFVTEEPGVIIYENRMSSSYELQVGPNGIITRDSSFDLLFQCRYTGTSIETLIIEVLPLQDPPLPVAALGPIRVQLRLANGECLSKGCNEFEAAYTSFYTEADYPVTKVLRDRVFVEVQLLEKTDPNLVLTLGHCWTTTGPNPHSLPQWDLLIDGCPYRDDRYMSSLVPIGPSSGLAFPGHYRRFIFKMFTFVDSSSLQALREQVYIHCSTAVCTPGGGRSCEPSCFRKKRETGATPHTGNEPKVVITVGPVTMVDDQSPKSV; encoded by the exons ATGTCCAACCGGTTGTCAAGCCAAGCTATCCTGGACAGAATCCACAGACAAATGTCCAACCAGGTTCACAGCAAACCTCAACTCATTACGTACCAAATGTCCAACCGGGTGGATGGCCAAGCTATCCTGGACCGAATCCACAGACAAATGTCCAACCGGTTGTCAAGCCAAGCTATCCTGGACAGAATCCACAGACAAATGTCCAACCGGGTGGACAGCCAAGCTATCCTGGACAGAATCCACAGACAAATGTCCAAACGGGTGGACAGCCAAGCTATCCTGGACAGAATCCACAGACAAATGTCCAAACGGGTGGACATCCAAGCTATCCTGGACAGAATCCACAGACAAATGTCCAACCAG GTGGATGGCCAAGCTATCCTGGACAGAATCCACAGACAAATGTCCAACCGGGTGGAAAGCCAAGCTATCCTGGACAGAATCCACAGACAAATATCCAACCAG GTGGAAAGCCAAGCTATCCTGGACAGAATCCACAGACAAATGTCCAACCGGGTGGAAAGCCAAGCTATCCTGGACAGAATCCACAGACAAATGTCCAACCGGGTGGAAAGCCAAGCTATCCTGGACAGAATCCACATACAAATGTCCAACCAGGTTCACAGTCAAGCTATACTCAGTATCGTCAACCAACAAGCAGCCAACAGACTTCACCGCCAAAACCGTCTCAATATTCTCAAATATTCCAGGATCGCCCTTTCCAGAACCCATATGACCCACCACCACAGAAACCTCATCAACCAAAACCTCCACAACTTCCACCGCAAGTATATCAACCACCGCAAGCACATCGACCACCGCAAGCACATCAACCACCGCAAGCACATCAACCACCGCAAGCACATCAACCACCGCAAGCACATCAACCACCGTCGCGCCCTAAGGTGCCAGAGACACCTGGGGAGCT TGACTGTCCTCTGCACAAAGGATGGCCAGTTCGTTGTTGTAGTGGCCAAAGATGCGACTCTGCCCAACCTGGACATCGAAACAATTTCACTGTTCAGGGAAGGTCAAGGTTGTTCATATGTTGACTCTAATTCAGCATTTGCTATCTTCCAATTCCCTGTCACTGCTTGTGGCTCTTTTGTTACG GAGGAGCCTGGTGTTATAATCTATGAGAACAGGATGTCATCCTCATATGAGTTACAAGTTGGGCCTAATGGAATCATTACCAGGGACAGCTCCTTTGA TTTGCTCTTCCAGTGTAGGTACACGGGCACTTCCATAGAAACTTTGATTATCGAAGTATTACCATTACAAGATCCTCCTCTACCAGTTGCTGCTCTGGGACCTATTAGAGTACAACTGAGGTTGGCTAACGGAGAATGCTTATCAAAGGGCTGTAATGAAT TTGAAGCAGCCTATACCTCTTTCTATACGGAGGCCGACTACCCTGTGACCAAGGTACTGCGGGACCGAGTGTTCGTGGAGGTTCAGCTCCTTGAAAAGACAGATCCAAACCTTGTCCTGACTCTTGGTCACTGTTGGACAACTACAGGCCCCAATCCTCACAGTCTGCCTCAGTGGGACCTTCTGATAGATGG GTGTCCATACAGGGATGATCGCTACATGTCCTCACTGGTTCCAATCGGCCCCTCTTCTGGTCTGGCCTTCCCGGGTCACTACAGGcgtttcattttcaaaatgtttacctttGTAGACAGCAGCTCACTACAGGCCCTGAGGGAGCAGGT GTACATTCACTGTAGTACAGCTGTGTGCACTCCTGGAGGAGGCCGCTCCTGTGAGCCGTCATGCTTCAGGAAAA agagagagaccggcGCAACACCCCACACAGGGAATGAGCCAAAAGTGGTGATTACTGTTGGGCCTGTGACCATGGTTGACGATCAATCACCAAAGAGCGTCTAG
- the tmem263 gene encoding transmembrane protein 263 isoform X1, with translation MCLYLCEVISAECVCFSWVETEILLKTHTQPSHTPAAAAAAAPLSQAEETERCPRSAPHTQPTLPRISVSLASEMSQAEQAPEDMPAYLDNEPDTTEGNKDHPQTQPGMFGRLAGGLYGATRGAIGATVGGVTWIGGKSLDLTKSAVSTVVAVPAMGVGLVKGGVCAVAGGVSSIGSAVVSRVPIGGGKKKDKSD, from the exons ATGTGTTTGTACTTGTGTGAAGTCATcagtgcagagtgtgtgtgtttttcctgggTGGAGACTGAGATCctcctaaaaacacacacacaacctagTCACAcacccgcagcagcagcagcagcagctccactgtcCCAGGCCGAGGAAACAGAGAGGTGCCCCCgctcagctccacacacacagcccacaTTACCGCGGATCTCTGTGTCACTAGCCAG CGAGATGAGTCAGGCGGAGCAGGCACCTGAGGACATGCCTGCATACCTGGATAATGAGCCAGATACTACAG aGGGCAACAAGGACCACCCACAGACACAGCCGGGCATGTTTGGCAGGCTGGCGGGGGGCCTGTATGGTGCCACCAGGGGAGCTATAGGAGCAACGGTGGGCGGCGTGACGTGGATTGGAGGAAAGAGTCTGGACCTCACCAAGAGCGCCGTCAGCACTGTAGTGGCTGTGCCTGCCATGGGAGTGGGGCTGGTTAAAGGCGGCGTGTGCGCTGTAGCTGGAGGAGTGTCTTCTATCGGCTCTGCAGTGGTCAGCAGAGTTCCCATAGGAGGAggtaaaaagaaagacaagtcTGACTGa
- the tmem263 gene encoding transmembrane protein 263 isoform X2 codes for MSQAEQAPEDMPAYLDNEPDTTEGNKDHPQTQPGMFGRLAGGLYGATRGAIGATVGGVTWIGGKSLDLTKSAVSTVVAVPAMGVGLVKGGVCAVAGGVSSIGSAVVSRVPIGGGKKKDKSD; via the exons ATGAGTCAGGCGGAGCAGGCACCTGAGGACATGCCTGCATACCTGGATAATGAGCCAGATACTACAG aGGGCAACAAGGACCACCCACAGACACAGCCGGGCATGTTTGGCAGGCTGGCGGGGGGCCTGTATGGTGCCACCAGGGGAGCTATAGGAGCAACGGTGGGCGGCGTGACGTGGATTGGAGGAAAGAGTCTGGACCTCACCAAGAGCGCCGTCAGCACTGTAGTGGCTGTGCCTGCCATGGGAGTGGGGCTGGTTAAAGGCGGCGTGTGCGCTGTAGCTGGAGGAGTGTCTTCTATCGGCTCTGCAGTGGTCAGCAGAGTTCCCATAGGAGGAggtaaaaagaaagacaagtcTGACTGa